The following are encoded in a window of Oceanidesulfovibrio indonesiensis genomic DNA:
- a CDS encoding MerR family transcriptional regulator encodes MNPLLEPRFTFTEAALAAGVKPKTVRNWLDRGQIHLDAEEQREGEGWRRFSALDALRIAAVARLVERCIPVSKASRIVEVGIINRRCGHLLVYEKTPLKAVVAAFTNIVFCVCENGDDYFFSEAYGSKLDLIELGLHTEKDVMIFLLENIFREVFENLEVE; translated from the coding sequence ATGAATCCACTTCTTGAGCCCCGCTTTACTTTCACTGAGGCCGCCCTTGCCGCCGGAGTCAAGCCGAAAACTGTTCGGAACTGGCTCGACCGTGGGCAAATCCATCTTGACGCGGAAGAGCAACGAGAAGGTGAGGGGTGGCGGCGCTTCTCTGCTCTTGACGCCCTTCGTATAGCCGCAGTCGCCCGGCTTGTTGAGCGCTGCATACCCGTATCGAAGGCATCCAGAATTGTTGAGGTCGGCATAATCAACCGTAGGTGTGGACACCTTCTTGTGTACGAGAAGACACCTTTGAAAGCCGTAGTCGCAGCTTTCACCAATATCGTTTTCTGTGTCTGTGAAAATGGAGACGATTACTTCTTTTCAGAGGCTTATGGAAGCAAACTAGACCTCATCGAGTTGGGTCTCCATACGGAAAAAGACGTCATGATTTTCCTTCTCGAAAACATCTTTCGTGAGGTCTTTGAAAATCTTGAAGTCGAATGA